A window of Pantoea agglomerans contains these coding sequences:
- the mdtC gene encoding multidrug efflux RND transporter permease subunit MdtC: MRFFALFIHRPVATTLLTIAIALAGALGFRLLPVAPLPQVDFPVIVISASLPGASPEIMASSVATPLERSLGRIAGVSEMTSTSSLGSTRIILVLDFDRDINGAARDVQAAINAAQSLLPTGMPSRPTWRKVNPSDAPIMIMTLTSDIYNPGQLYDYASTQLAQKLSQIEGVGDVTVGGSSLPAVRVALNPQALFNQGVSLDAVREAIANANQRRPQGAVEDGQQRWQLRTNDELKSASDYAPLVVHYSNGAAVKLADVASVQDSVQDVRNAGMADGKPAVLLLVRKTPEANVIDTVDRIRAELPTLHQTIPAAIDLQIAQDRSPTIRASLHEVEQSLTIAVVLVIMVVFVFLRSGRATLIPAAAVPVSLIGTFAAMYLCGFSLNNLSLMALTIATGFVVDDAIVVLENIARHVEAGMKPLQAALTGVREVGFTVLSMSLSLIAVFLPLLMIGGLIGRFFSEFAITLSVAIAISMVISLTLTPMMCAYLLKPHAPRAQPRRRGAGRMLLAIQQGYGRSLGWVLNHARWVLLLLFGTVALTVWLFIQVPKTFMPEQDTGRLMGFISADQSISFQAMRQKLQDFMVIVKADPAVESVVGFTGGMRTNSGSMFISLKPLSERSENAQAVIARLRTKLAKEPGASLYLNAVQDLRAGGREANASYQYSLLSDDLAALREWEPKIRQAFSALPQLADVNSDQQDKGSEMALIYDRESMSRLGIDVSEANALLNNAFGQRQISTIYQPLNQYKVVMEVDPRYTQDISALEQMFVINSDGKAIPLSWFARWQPANAPLSVNHEGLSAASTISFNLPEGVSLSQASEAIDRTMTAIGVPASVRGSFAGTAQVFEQSQGSQIWLMLAAIAAVYIVLGILYESYVHPLTILSTLPSAGVGALLALTLFDTPFSLIALIGILLLIGIVKKNAIMMVDFALEAQRSGNLSARDAIFQACLLRFRPILMTTLAALFGALPLVITSGDGAELRQPLGITIAGGLIMSQLLTLYTTPVVYLYMDKLRRRRSAGARTAET; encoded by the coding sequence GTGAGGTTCTTCGCGCTGTTTATCCATCGTCCGGTAGCGACGACGCTGCTCACCATCGCCATTGCGCTGGCGGGCGCGCTCGGCTTTCGCCTGCTGCCGGTCGCCCCGCTGCCGCAGGTCGACTTTCCGGTAATTGTGATTTCCGCCTCGCTGCCGGGCGCCTCGCCGGAGATTATGGCCTCGTCGGTGGCGACGCCGCTGGAGCGTTCGCTGGGCCGCATCGCCGGGGTCAGCGAAATGACCTCCACCAGCTCGCTCGGCAGCACGCGCATTATCCTGGTGCTCGATTTTGACCGCGATATCAACGGGGCGGCGCGCGACGTACAGGCGGCCATCAACGCGGCGCAAAGCCTGCTGCCGACCGGGATGCCGAGCCGCCCTACCTGGCGCAAGGTCAATCCCTCGGACGCGCCGATTATGATCATGACGCTGACCTCGGATATCTATAATCCCGGCCAGCTCTACGACTACGCCTCGACCCAGCTGGCGCAGAAGCTGTCGCAGATCGAAGGCGTCGGCGACGTCACCGTCGGCGGCAGTTCGCTGCCTGCGGTGCGCGTCGCGCTGAATCCGCAGGCGCTGTTTAATCAGGGCGTCTCGCTGGACGCGGTGCGCGAGGCGATTGCCAACGCCAACCAGCGGCGTCCGCAGGGCGCGGTGGAGGATGGCCAGCAGCGCTGGCAGCTGCGCACCAATGACGAGCTGAAAAGCGCCAGCGACTATGCGCCGCTGGTGGTGCACTACAGCAACGGCGCGGCGGTGAAGCTGGCCGACGTCGCCAGCGTGCAGGACTCGGTGCAGGACGTGCGCAACGCCGGGATGGCGGACGGCAAGCCCGCGGTGCTGCTGCTGGTGCGTAAAACGCCGGAGGCAAACGTGATCGATACCGTCGATCGCATTCGCGCCGAGCTGCCGACGCTGCATCAGACCATCCCCGCCGCTATCGACCTGCAGATTGCGCAGGACCGCTCGCCCACCATTCGCGCCTCGCTGCATGAGGTGGAGCAGTCGCTGACCATCGCCGTGGTGCTGGTGATTATGGTGGTGTTTGTTTTCCTGCGCTCCGGTCGCGCCACGCTGATCCCCGCCGCTGCCGTGCCGGTGTCGCTGATCGGCACCTTCGCCGCGATGTACCTGTGCGGCTTTAGCCTGAATAACCTGTCGCTCATGGCGCTGACCATCGCCACCGGTTTCGTGGTGGATGACGCCATCGTGGTGCTGGAGAATATCGCGCGCCACGTCGAGGCGGGCATGAAGCCGCTACAGGCGGCGCTGACCGGCGTGCGCGAGGTGGGCTTTACCGTGCTGTCGATGAGCCTGTCGCTGATCGCCGTCTTTTTGCCGCTGCTGATGATCGGCGGGCTGATTGGCCGCTTCTTCTCTGAATTCGCCATTACGCTGTCGGTGGCGATCGCCATCTCGATGGTGATCTCCCTGACCCTGACGCCGATGATGTGCGCCTATTTGCTGAAGCCGCATGCGCCGCGCGCCCAGCCGCGCCGCCGCGGCGCAGGCCGGATGCTGCTGGCGATCCAGCAGGGTTATGGCCGCTCGCTGGGCTGGGTGCTGAATCATGCGCGCTGGGTGCTGCTGCTGCTTTTTGGCACCGTCGCCCTGACCGTCTGGCTCTTTATTCAGGTGCCGAAAACCTTTATGCCGGAGCAGGATACCGGCCGCCTGATGGGCTTTATTTCCGCCGACCAGAGTATCTCTTTTCAGGCGATGCGCCAGAAGCTGCAGGATTTTATGGTGATAGTGAAGGCCGATCCGGCGGTCGAGAGCGTGGTGGGCTTTACCGGCGGCATGCGCACCAACAGCGGCTCGATGTTTATTTCGCTGAAGCCGCTCTCCGAGCGCAGCGAAAACGCCCAGGCGGTTATCGCCCGGCTGCGCACGAAGCTGGCGAAAGAGCCTGGCGCCAGTCTCTACCTCAACGCGGTGCAGGATCTGCGCGCCGGCGGCCGCGAGGCGAACGCCAGCTATCAGTATTCCCTGCTCTCTGACGATCTCGCCGCGCTGCGCGAGTGGGAGCCGAAAATCCGCCAGGCCTTCTCCGCGCTGCCGCAGCTGGCGGACGTGAACTCCGATCAGCAAGATAAGGGCAGCGAAATGGCGCTGATCTACGATCGCGAAAGCATGTCGCGCCTCGGCATCGACGTCTCTGAGGCAAACGCCCTGCTGAACAACGCCTTCGGCCAGCGGCAGATTTCCACCATCTATCAGCCGCTGAATCAGTACAAGGTGGTGATGGAGGTCGATCCGCGCTACACCCAGGATATCAGCGCGCTGGAGCAGATGTTTGTGATCAACAGCGACGGCAAGGCGATTCCGCTGTCGTGGTTCGCCCGATGGCAGCCCGCCAACGCGCCGCTTTCGGTTAACCATGAGGGGCTCTCCGCCGCCTCGACTATCTCCTTCAACCTGCCGGAGGGCGTTTCGCTGTCGCAGGCGTCTGAGGCGATAGACCGCACCATGACGGCTATCGGCGTGCCCGCCAGCGTGCGCGGCAGCTTCGCCGGCACCGCGCAGGTGTTTGAGCAGTCGCAGGGCAGCCAGATCTGGCTGATGCTCGCCGCCATCGCCGCCGTCTATATTGTGCTGGGCATACTCTATGAGAGCTATGTCCATCCGCTGACCATTCTCTCGACGCTGCCCTCGGCCGGGGTCGGCGCACTGCTGGCGCTGACGTTGTTCGATACGCCGTTCAGCCTGATCGCCCTTATCGGCATTTTGCTGCTGATCGGCATCGTGAAGAAGAACGCCATTATGATGGTCGACTTTGCGCTGGAGGCGCAGCGCAGCGGCAATCTGAGTGCGCGTGACGCCATTTTCCAGGCCTGCCTGCTGCGCTTTCGCCCGATTCTGATGACCACGCTCGCCGCGCTGTTTGGCGCGCTGCCGCTGGTAATCACCAGCGGCGACGGCGCGGAGCTGCGCCAGCCGCTCGGCATCACCATCGCGGGCGGACTGATTATGAGCCAGCTGTTGACGCTCTACACGACGCCGGTGGTCTATCTCTATATGGATAAGCTGCGGCGCAGGCGCAGCGCAGGCGCACGTACGGCAGAGACTTAA
- a CDS encoding MdtB/MuxB family multidrug efflux RND transporter permease subunit, which translates to MQVTPPDASGGPSRQFILRPVATTLLMIAILLAGILGYRFLPVSALPEVDYPTIQVVTLYPGASPDVTTSAITAPLERQFGQMSGLKQMASQSSGGASVITLQFQLTLPLDVAEQEVQAAINAATSLLPNDLPNPPVYSKVNPADPPIMTLAVTTSSMPLTQVQDMVETRVAQKISQVSGVGLVTLSGGQRPAVRVQMNAQALAALGLSSEEVRTAISSANVNSAKGSLDGPERSITLSANDQMKSAEDYRQLIVSYKNGAPVRLGDVATIEQGAENRWLGAWANREAAIVLNVQRQPGANIIATADSIRALLPSLTAALPKSVKVQMLTDRTTNIRASVTDTQHELMLAIGLVVMIIYLFLRNVPATIIPAVAVPLSLVGTFAAMYFLGFSINNLTLMALTIATGFVVDDAIVVIENITRYLEKGEKPLTAALKGAGEIGFTIISLTFSLIAVLIPLLFMGDVIGRLFREFAVTLAVAILISAVVSLTLTPMMCARMLSAESLRKQNRFSRASEAFFERVIAGYGRWLRKVLAHPWLTLSVALGTLLLTVLLWIVIPKGFFPQQDNSIIQGTLQAPQSASYASMAARTRDVASLIVKDPAVQSITSFVGVDGTNAALNSARLQINLKPLSERDDRIPQVQQRLQQQISQLPGVTLWLQPVQDLTIDTQASRTPYQFTLQSGSLESLGTWVPKLLEALRQSPELRDISSDWQDQGLEAYVNVDRDSASRLGISMADVDNALYNAFGQRLISTIYTQANQYRVVLEQDNRTTPGLAGLEGIRLTSADGGSVPLSAIASVEQRHSALSINHLDQFPSATFSFNVADGYSLGDAVKAVSAAEARLGMPSELMTQFQGSTLAFEAALTSTVWLIVAAIVAMYIVLGVLYESFIHPITILSTLPTAGVGALLALIVSGGELDIVAIIGIILLIGIVKKNAIMMIDFALAAEREQGMTPYDAIFQACLLRFRPILMTTLAALLGALPLMLSTGVGAELRHPLGIAMVGGLILSQVLTLFTTPVIYLLFDRLGRAARRRFHGREAQQ; encoded by the coding sequence ATGCAGGTTACGCCTCCTGACGCCAGCGGCGGACCGTCGCGTCAGTTTATTTTACGTCCGGTCGCCACCACGCTGCTGATGATCGCTATTCTGCTGGCGGGCATCCTCGGCTACCGGTTTCTGCCGGTTTCGGCGCTGCCGGAAGTGGACTATCCAACCATCCAGGTGGTGACGCTCTATCCCGGCGCCAGCCCGGACGTCACCACCTCCGCCATTACCGCGCCGCTTGAGCGCCAGTTCGGCCAGATGTCGGGGCTAAAGCAGATGGCGTCGCAAAGCTCCGGCGGCGCATCGGTGATCACCCTGCAGTTCCAGCTGACGCTGCCGCTCGACGTTGCCGAGCAGGAAGTGCAGGCCGCCATTAACGCCGCCACCAGCCTGCTGCCTAATGACCTGCCTAACCCGCCGGTCTACAGCAAGGTCAATCCCGCCGATCCGCCGATTATGACGCTGGCGGTCACCACCAGCAGCATGCCGCTGACCCAGGTGCAGGATATGGTGGAGACGCGCGTTGCGCAGAAGATCTCTCAGGTTTCCGGCGTCGGGCTGGTAACGCTCTCTGGCGGACAGCGCCCGGCGGTGCGCGTGCAGATGAACGCCCAGGCGCTGGCGGCGCTCGGCCTCAGCAGCGAAGAGGTGCGCACCGCTATCAGCAGCGCCAACGTCAACTCGGCGAAAGGCAGCCTCGACGGCCCGGAGCGCTCGATTACCCTTTCCGCCAACGACCAGATGAAATCGGCGGAGGATTACCGTCAGCTGATCGTCAGCTATAAAAATGGCGCGCCGGTCCGCCTCGGCGATGTTGCCACTATCGAACAGGGGGCGGAAAACCGCTGGCTCGGCGCCTGGGCGAACCGCGAGGCCGCCATCGTGCTTAACGTGCAGCGCCAGCCGGGCGCCAATATTATCGCCACCGCCGACAGTATCCGCGCGCTGCTGCCGTCGCTCACCGCCGCGCTGCCGAAGTCGGTAAAGGTGCAGATGCTGACCGATCGCACCACTAATATTCGCGCCTCGGTCACCGATACCCAGCATGAGCTGATGCTGGCGATCGGCCTGGTGGTGATGATTATCTACCTGTTCCTGCGCAACGTGCCGGCGACAATCATTCCCGCCGTCGCCGTGCCGCTGTCGCTGGTTGGCACCTTCGCCGCCATGTACTTCCTCGGCTTCTCTATCAATAACCTGACGCTGATGGCGCTGACGATCGCCACCGGCTTTGTGGTGGACGACGCCATCGTAGTGATTGAAAACATCACCCGCTATCTGGAGAAGGGGGAAAAACCCCTTACTGCCGCGCTCAAGGGCGCAGGCGAAATCGGCTTCACCATTATCTCGCTCACCTTTTCGCTGATCGCGGTGCTGATCCCGCTGCTGTTTATGGGCGACGTGATCGGCCGCCTGTTCCGCGAGTTCGCCGTGACGCTGGCGGTGGCGATCCTGATCTCCGCCGTGGTCTCGCTGACGCTAACGCCGATGATGTGCGCGCGCATGCTCAGCGCCGAGTCGCTGCGCAAGCAGAACCGTTTTTCGCGCGCCAGCGAAGCCTTTTTCGAGCGGGTCATCGCCGGATATGGCCGCTGGCTGCGCAAGGTGCTGGCGCATCCCTGGCTGACGCTGTCGGTGGCGCTCGGCACGCTGCTGTTGACCGTGCTGCTGTGGATCGTGATTCCGAAAGGCTTTTTCCCGCAGCAGGATAACTCGATTATTCAGGGCACGCTGCAGGCGCCGCAGAGCGCCTCGTACGCCAGCATGGCGGCGCGCACGCGCGACGTCGCCTCGCTAATCGTGAAGGATCCGGCGGTGCAGAGCATCACCTCTTTCGTGGGGGTCGACGGCACCAACGCCGCTCTCAACAGCGCGCGTCTGCAGATCAACCTGAAGCCGCTGAGCGAGCGCGACGACCGCATTCCGCAGGTGCAGCAGCGGCTGCAGCAGCAGATCAGCCAGCTTCCCGGCGTTACGCTGTGGCTGCAGCCGGTGCAGGATCTCACCATTGATACCCAGGCGAGCCGCACCCCCTATCAGTTCACGCTGCAGTCCGGCTCGCTGGAATCGCTTGGCACCTGGGTGCCCAAACTGCTGGAGGCGCTGCGCCAGTCGCCTGAACTGCGCGACATCAGCAGCGACTGGCAGGATCAGGGGCTGGAGGCGTACGTCAATGTCGATCGCGACAGCGCCAGCCGCCTCGGCATCAGCATGGCCGACGTCGATAACGCGCTCTATAACGCCTTTGGCCAGCGCCTGATCTCCACCATCTACACCCAGGCGAACCAGTATCGCGTGGTGCTGGAGCAGGATAACCGCACCACGCCCGGCCTGGCGGGCCTGGAGGGGATCCGGCTGACCAGCGCCGACGGCGGCAGCGTGCCGCTTAGCGCCATTGCCAGCGTTGAGCAGCGCCACAGCGCGCTAAGCATTAACCATCTCGATCAGTTCCCGTCGGCGACCTTCTCTTTTAACGTCGCCGACGGCTATTCGCTGGGCGACGCGGTGAAAGCGGTCAGCGCGGCGGAAGCGCGGCTCGGCATGCCTTCCGAACTGATGACCCAGTTCCAGGGCAGCACCCTGGCGTTCGAGGCGGCGCTCACCAGCACCGTCTGGCTGATCGTCGCGGCCATCGTGGCGATGTATATCGTGCTCGGCGTGCTCTATGAGAGCTTTATTCATCCCATCACTATTTTGTCGACGCTGCCCACCGCCGGCGTCGGCGCGCTGCTGGCGCTGATAGTGAGCGGCGGCGAGCTGGATATTGTCGCCATTATCGGCATTATTCTGCTGATCGGCATCGTGAAGAAGAACGCCATTATGATGATCGACTTTGCGCTGGCCGCCGAGCGCGAACAGGGGATGACGCCCTATGACGCCATCTTCCAGGCGTGCCTGCTGCGCTTCCGTCCGATCCTGATGACCACGCTGGCGGCGCTGCTGGGCGCGCTGCCGCTGATGCTCAGCACCGGCGTCGGCGCGGAGCTGCGCCACCCGCTCGGCATCGCCATGGTGGGCGGGCTGATCCTGAGCCAGGTGCTGACGCTGTTTACCACGCCGGTGATCTATCTGCTGTTCGATCGCCTCGGCCGCGCCGCACGCCGCCGCTTTCACGGCCGGGAGGCGCAGCAGTGA
- a CDS encoding MdtA/MuxA family multidrug efflux RND transporter periplasmic adaptor subunit, with product MNRPSLLKNSLLLLALLAAAAGGYYWWHHPAQPDADPQASTRPQRGKGGAGAPPAPVQAATAVSQSVPHFLSGLGTVTAASTVTVRSRVDGELMAIHFQEGEQVKAGQLLAEIDPRPYQVALTQAQGQLAKDQATLANARRDLARFEKLAKTSLVSQQELDTQRSLVSETLGTIKADEGSVASAQLNLTYSSITSPIAGRVGLKQVDVGNYITSGDTNGLVVITQTHPIDVLFSLAENYLPEIMQAQKSGQPLVVEAWDRSNQTLLTQGALLSIDNQIDATTGTIKMKARFDNQDDKLFPNQFVNARLKVNTLQDAIVIPTAALQMGNEGHFVWVVNSDNKVSKKSVTPGLQDSHQVVINAGLSAGERVVTDGLDRLTEGAKVEVVAPQSTALKSSRAAQPAKGARE from the coding sequence ATGAACCGACCTTCCTTGTTGAAAAATAGCCTGCTGCTGCTGGCCCTGCTGGCTGCCGCCGCAGGCGGCTACTACTGGTGGCACCATCCGGCGCAGCCTGACGCCGACCCTCAGGCGTCAACCCGACCGCAGCGCGGCAAAGGGGGCGCAGGCGCCCCGCCGGCCCCGGTGCAGGCCGCCACCGCCGTCAGCCAGAGCGTGCCGCACTTTTTAAGCGGGCTCGGCACCGTCACCGCCGCCAGCACCGTGACGGTGCGCAGCCGCGTTGATGGCGAGCTGATGGCGATCCATTTTCAGGAAGGCGAGCAGGTCAAAGCGGGCCAGCTGCTGGCGGAGATCGATCCCCGGCCTTATCAGGTAGCGTTAACTCAGGCGCAGGGCCAGCTGGCGAAAGATCAGGCGACGCTGGCGAACGCCCGCCGCGACCTGGCGCGCTTTGAAAAGCTGGCGAAAACCTCGCTGGTGTCGCAGCAGGAGCTGGATACCCAGCGTTCGCTGGTGAGCGAAACCCTGGGCACCATTAAGGCGGACGAAGGCAGCGTCGCCAGCGCCCAGCTCAATCTGACCTACAGCAGCATTACGTCGCCGATAGCGGGTCGCGTCGGCCTGAAGCAGGTGGATGTCGGTAACTACATCACCAGCGGCGATACCAACGGTCTGGTGGTGATCACCCAGACCCATCCCATCGACGTGCTCTTCAGCCTGGCGGAAAATTATCTGCCCGAGATTATGCAGGCGCAAAAAAGCGGCCAGCCGCTGGTGGTCGAGGCCTGGGATCGCAGCAACCAGACGCTGCTGACCCAGGGCGCGCTGCTCAGCATCGACAACCAGATCGACGCCACCACCGGCACCATCAAGATGAAGGCGCGCTTCGACAATCAGGATGACAAACTCTTTCCTAACCAGTTCGTTAACGCGCGGCTGAAGGTCAATACCCTGCAGGACGCCATCGTTATTCCGACCGCCGCGCTGCAGATGGGCAATGAAGGCCACTTTGTCTGGGTGGTGAACAGCGACAATAAGGTGAGCAAGAAAAGCGTCACCCCTGGCCTGCAGGACAGCCATCAGGTGGTGATTAACGCCGGCCTGAGCGCGGGCGAACGCGTGGTCACCGACGGGCTGGATCGCCTGACGGAAGGGGCGAAGGTTGAGGTCGTTGCGCCGCAGAGCACCGCGCTGAAAAGCAGCCGCGCGGCGCAACCGGCAAAAGGAGCGCGCGAGTAA
- a CDS encoding aldo/keto reductase, with protein sequence MSQVETRQLGDTGIQVPLLTFGGNVFGWTLDEANSFSLLDALVEKGLWFIDTADVYSRWAPGNKGGESETIIGNWLKKSGKRDRIVLATKVGMALSPEKTGLKPQYIRQAVEDSLRRLQTDYIDLYQAHRDDTDTPLAETLAAFDSLIKEGKVRAIGASNYSAPRLQEALKISEEQGLAHYATLQPEYNLYDREGYESALEAVATRHGLGVINYYSLASGFLSGKYRSAADASKSARGQGVVEKYLNPRGLKILAALDEIALARGVTPTQVALAWQIARPSITAPIVSATSLAQLDDLIGATQLRLTPEESEKLTQASR encoded by the coding sequence ATGAGTCAGGTTGAAACCCGCCAGCTCGGCGATACCGGTATTCAGGTGCCGCTGCTGACCTTCGGCGGCAACGTCTTCGGCTGGACGCTGGATGAGGCGAACTCTTTTTCCTTGCTCGATGCGCTGGTGGAGAAAGGGCTGTGGTTTATCGATACCGCCGACGTCTACTCGCGCTGGGCGCCGGGCAATAAAGGCGGCGAGTCTGAGACCATTATCGGCAACTGGCTGAAAAAGAGCGGCAAACGCGACCGCATCGTGCTGGCGACCAAGGTCGGCATGGCGCTTTCGCCGGAGAAAACCGGCCTGAAGCCGCAGTATATTCGTCAGGCGGTAGAGGATTCGCTGCGCCGTCTGCAAACCGACTATATCGATCTCTACCAGGCGCACCGCGACGATACCGATACGCCGCTGGCGGAAACCCTCGCGGCGTTTGATTCGCTGATCAAAGAGGGCAAGGTGCGCGCCATTGGAGCCTCCAACTACAGCGCGCCGCGCCTGCAGGAGGCGCTGAAGATCAGCGAGGAGCAGGGCCTGGCGCACTACGCCACCCTGCAGCCCGAGTACAACCTTTACGATCGCGAAGGCTACGAGTCGGCGCTGGAGGCGGTGGCGACCCGGCATGGGCTGGGGGTGATTAACTACTATTCGCTGGCGAGCGGATTCCTGAGCGGCAAATATCGCAGCGCAGCGGACGCCAGCAAAAGCGCGCGCGGGCAGGGCGTGGTGGAGAAGTATCTCAATCCGCGCGGCCTGAAGATCCTGGCGGCGCTGGATGAGATCGCCCTGGCGCGCGGCGTGACCCCGACCCAGGTGGCGCTGGCGTGGCAGATTGCCCGACCCAGCATTACCGCGCCGATTGTCAGCGCCACGTCGCTCGCCCAGCTCGACGATCTGATCGGCGCAACGCAGCTGCGCCTGACGCCGGAAGAGAGTGAAAAGCTGACCCAGGCCAGCCGCTAA
- the yegD gene encoding molecular chaperone, translated as MFIGFDYGTANCSIAVCENHTPRLLTLEKGQRLLPSMIAAPTREAVSEWLYRHHQVATPDAETTALLQRALRYNREEDIEVSATSVQFGLSALQHYMTDPEETWFVKSPKSFLGASGLKPQQIALFEDLVCAMMRHIREQGEAQLDAAIDQAVIGRPINFQGLGGDDANAQAQGILLRAAKRAGFRDVEFQFEPVAAGLDFEATLDKETRVLVVDIGGGTTDCSMLLMGPEWRKLSDRRESLLGHSGCRVGGNDLDIMLAFKTLMPLLGLGGRTQKGTALPALPWWNAVAINDVPAQSEFYSAACGKLLRDLVRDAEQSEQVAHLLKVWQQKLGYRLVRAAEESKIALSDRAAFDASLDFIAPQMQAAISDGMLQEAINQPLERILEQVHLALASCDAKPEVIYLTGGSARSPVLRAALQQALPETPIASGDDFGSVTAGLARWAEVMFR; from the coding sequence ATGTTCATTGGTTTCGATTACGGTACGGCGAACTGTTCCATTGCGGTGTGCGAAAATCACACACCGCGTCTGCTGACGCTGGAGAAGGGTCAGCGCCTGCTGCCGTCGATGATTGCCGCACCCACGCGCGAAGCGGTGAGCGAATGGCTCTATCGCCACCATCAGGTCGCGACCCCGGACGCGGAGACCACCGCGCTGCTGCAGCGCGCGCTGCGCTACAACCGCGAAGAGGATATCGAGGTGTCAGCCACCAGCGTGCAGTTCGGCCTGAGCGCGCTGCAGCACTATATGACCGACCCGGAAGAGACCTGGTTCGTTAAATCCCCCAAATCCTTTCTCGGTGCCAGCGGCCTGAAGCCGCAGCAGATCGCGCTGTTTGAAGACCTGGTGTGCGCCATGATGCGCCATATCCGCGAACAGGGCGAAGCGCAGCTCGACGCGGCGATCGATCAGGCGGTTATTGGCCGTCCCATTAACTTTCAGGGGCTCGGCGGCGATGACGCTAACGCCCAGGCGCAGGGCATTCTGCTGCGCGCCGCGAAGCGCGCCGGTTTCCGTGACGTGGAGTTTCAGTTCGAGCCGGTGGCGGCGGGACTCGATTTCGAAGCGACGCTGGACAAAGAGACGCGCGTGCTGGTAGTGGATATCGGCGGCGGTACCACCGACTGCTCGATGCTGCTGATGGGGCCGGAGTGGCGCAAGCTGTCAGACCGCCGCGAGAGCCTGCTCGGCCACAGCGGCTGCCGCGTGGGCGGCAACGATCTCGATATTATGCTGGCGTTTAAAACCCTGATGCCGCTGCTCGGCCTCGGCGGCCGGACGCAGAAAGGCACCGCCCTGCCCGCGCTGCCGTGGTGGAACGCGGTGGCGATTAATGACGTACCGGCGCAGAGCGAGTTTTACTCCGCCGCCTGCGGCAAGCTGCTGCGCGATCTGGTGCGCGACGCGGAACAGAGCGAACAGGTGGCGCATCTGCTGAAAGTCTGGCAGCAGAAGCTCGGCTATCGTCTGGTGCGCGCGGCGGAGGAGAGCAAGATCGCCCTTTCCGATCGCGCCGCTTTCGACGCCAGCCTCGACTTTATCGCGCCGCAGATGCAGGCCGCCATCAGCGACGGTATGCTGCAGGAGGCGATTAATCAGCCGCTGGAGCGTATTCTGGAGCAGGTGCATCTGGCGCTCGCCAGCTGCGACGCAAAACCCGAGGTGATCTATCTGACGGGCGGCAGCGCGCGTTCGCCGGTGCTGCGCGCCGCGCTACAGCAGGCGCTGCCGGAGACGCCCATCGCCAGCGGCGATGACTTCGGCTCGGTTACGGCCGGTCTGGCGCGCTGGGCAGAGGTCATGTTTCGCTAA